Proteins encoded by one window of Mariniplasma anaerobium:
- the dnaX gene encoding DNA polymerase III subunit gamma/tau, whose product MAYVALYRAYRPKAFDEVAGQKVIIRTLQNALMHDKIQHAYLFSGPRGTGKTSIAKIFAKAVNCLSPVHGSPCNSCDVCKGIDRGDIPDVIEIDAASNNGVDEIRELRDKVKYMPSVGKFKVYIIDEVHMLTPGAFNALLKTLEEPPKHVIFILATTEVHKIPPTILSRCQRFDFKNIEIRDMVEKLDEIVKKEQISITKDAIIAIAENAEGGLRDAISLLDQAISYAEEEITEEDVHQVSGSVSKKALTDILLAIIHKEISKAIVILKDLLADGKEISRIVTDLILALRDILLEKTIEVDIPKYKDIVNIFPIEKVYFYLDVLNKCQQDMKWTHQKRAYVELALIKMMEHQNLKQIDFEATILDLKQSIQELKEVNKNQPVVAQQTTLEPLVTVKDVQKILNNGDKDKKQTLISGWSYLKNYPKDHLKMAAYLLYQGELEAVSDYMLVVYDDINICKQMYDPEVVEQVLEIINNKNKLIKGYYAILKSDWLVIKEIYSDLYIKKGQKKPKLPPHDFKLYKDLIKEEKESETISLAKDYFGDKVKIKE is encoded by the coding sequence ATGGCATATGTAGCATTATATAGAGCGTATAGACCTAAAGCCTTTGATGAGGTTGCAGGACAAAAAGTTATTATAAGAACTTTACAAAATGCACTTATGCATGATAAAATTCAGCATGCGTATCTTTTTAGTGGTCCAAGAGGAACAGGTAAAACATCTATTGCAAAAATATTTGCAAAAGCTGTTAATTGCTTAAGTCCTGTACATGGAAGTCCATGTAACTCATGTGATGTATGCAAAGGCATAGATCGCGGAGATATTCCCGATGTTATAGAAATCGATGCAGCATCAAATAATGGTGTTGATGAAATAAGAGAATTAAGAGATAAAGTTAAATACATGCCTTCTGTTGGTAAGTTTAAAGTTTACATCATTGATGAAGTCCACATGCTTACGCCGGGCGCATTCAACGCACTTCTTAAAACTCTAGAAGAACCACCAAAACATGTTATCTTTATTCTAGCAACAACAGAAGTTCATAAAATACCACCTACGATATTATCTAGATGTCAACGATTTGATTTCAAAAATATTGAAATCAGAGATATGGTTGAAAAATTAGATGAAATTGTTAAAAAAGAACAAATCTCAATTACTAAAGATGCGATCATTGCAATAGCTGAAAACGCTGAAGGTGGTTTGAGAGATGCGATTAGTTTATTAGATCAAGCAATATCTTATGCAGAAGAAGAAATTACTGAAGAAGATGTTCATCAAGTCTCAGGTAGTGTTTCTAAAAAAGCACTAACTGATATATTACTTGCGATCATTCATAAAGAAATATCAAAAGCAATAGTCATTTTAAAAGATCTACTTGCAGACGGTAAAGAAATCAGTCGTATTGTTACTGATTTAATCTTAGCTTTAAGAGATATACTACTAGAAAAAACAATTGAAGTTGATATTCCAAAATATAAAGATATAGTTAATATTTTTCCAATTGAAAAAGTTTATTTTTATCTTGATGTTTTAAATAAGTGCCAACAAGACATGAAATGGACACATCAAAAGAGAGCTTATGTAGAATTGGCTTTAATCAAAATGATGGAACATCAAAATCTTAAACAAATAGATTTTGAAGCAACCATTCTTGATTTAAAACAATCTATTCAAGAGTTAAAAGAAGTCAATAAAAATCAACCTGTTGTAGCACAACAAACTACATTAGAACCTCTTGTTACAGTTAAAGACGTACAAAAGATATTAAACAATGGGGATAAAGACAAAAAACAAACACTAATTTCTGGATGGTCATATTTAAAAAATTATCCAAAAGATCATTTAAAAATGGCTGCATATCTTTTATATCAAGGTGAATTAGAAGCTGTCTCTGATTATATGTTAGTCGTTTATGATGATATTAATATTTGTAAACAAATGTATGATCCAGAAGTTGTAGAGCAAGTTTTAGAAATTATTAATAATAAGAATAAATTAATTAAAGGATATTATGCTATTTTAAAATCTGATTGGTTAGTAATTAAAGAAATATATAGTGATCTATATATAAAAAAAGGTCAAAAAAAGCCTAAATTACCACCACATGATTTTAAATTATATAAAGATCTTATTAAAGAAGAAAAAGAGTCAGAAACAATTAGTCTAGCAAAAGATTATTTTGGTGACAAAGTAAAAATAAAGGAGTAA
- a CDS encoding tRNA 2-thiocytidine biosynthesis TtcA family protein: MIKECQTIIVETPKRDLLEIEKSLITTYKKELFKPFVKTINEYDLIAPGDKIAVGISGGKDSLVLAKLFQELQKHNKIPFEVVFLSMDPGFRDVNRELLETNCKYLNIDLEIRNSQIFEVVGKIAKQNPCYMCARMRRGFLYNAAKELGCNKLALGHHFDDVIETTLLNMFYGGQFKTMVPKIQSDNFEGIELIRPMMQVKERDIIRWIKYSGIQSMNCGCTVVAEKTSSKRREIKELIESLRKIHPDIDQSIYTSATNVNLDAILGYNKNNEKIHFNQMYKEREKKI, from the coding sequence ATGATCAAAGAGTGTCAAACAATCATCGTAGAAACACCTAAACGAGATTTACTTGAAATTGAAAAAAGTTTAATTACAACTTATAAAAAAGAATTATTTAAGCCATTTGTTAAGACAATTAATGAATATGATTTGATAGCTCCTGGTGATAAAATTGCTGTAGGTATATCAGGTGGCAAAGATAGTTTAGTTTTAGCTAAGTTATTTCAAGAATTGCAAAAACATAATAAAATACCTTTTGAAGTAGTTTTCCTATCCATGGATCCAGGATTTAGAGACGTTAATAGAGAGTTACTTGAAACAAACTGTAAATATCTAAATATTGATTTAGAAATTAGAAATTCACAAATATTTGAGGTTGTTGGCAAAATTGCAAAACAAAATCCTTGTTATATGTGCGCAAGAATGAGAAGAGGATTCTTATACAATGCAGCAAAAGAACTTGGATGTAATAAACTAGCTTTAGGTCATCATTTTGATGATGTCATTGAAACAACATTATTAAATATGTTTTATGGTGGTCAATTTAAAACAATGGTTCCTAAAATACAGTCAGATAACTTTGAAGGTATTGAACTTATTAGACCTATGATGCAAGTTAAAGAAAGAGATATCATTAGATGGATTAAATATAGTGGTATACAATCTATGAACTGTGGTTGCACAGTTGTTGCAGAAAAAACAAGTTCAAAAAGAAGAGAAATCAAGGAATTAATTGAATCTTTAAGAAAGATACATCCTGATATTGATCAATCCATTTATACGTCAGCAACTAATGTTAATTTAGATGCAATTTTGGGATATAATAAAAATAATGAAAAAATACATTTTAATCAAATGTATAAAGAAAGGGAGAAAAAAATATGA
- the rpoE gene encoding DNA-directed RNA polymerase subunit delta — translation MNDNYKTMAMIDVAEQLIRDHKGPMAIQELVKQIREIKEMSADDIDRLTQLYMDITTSAKFVYCGEDKWDLKERNLELWDKDGYAFVTMDEVEEDEEEDLDFTEFTLEEVEEEKAKTADDEEEDEEEVKDKEEVEELKEEKKYIEAPLPIKSTDDDNGDDEVEFDYDEDDYNEIMDDYEDMYDEE, via the coding sequence ATGAACGATAATTATAAAACAATGGCTATGATTGATGTTGCAGAGCAATTAATAAGAGATCATAAAGGGCCAATGGCAATTCAAGAGTTGGTAAAACAAATCAGAGAAATCAAAGAAATGTCTGCTGATGATATTGACCGCTTGACTCAACTATATATGGATATCACAACAAGTGCTAAATTCGTATATTGTGGTGAAGACAAATGGGATTTAAAAGAGCGAAACTTAGAACTTTGGGATAAAGATGGTTATGCATTTGTTACCATGGATGAAGTTGAAGAAGACGAAGAAGAAGATCTTGACTTTACAGAATTCACTTTAGAAGAAGTTGAAGAAGAAAAAGCAAAAACAGCTGATGATGAAGAAGAAGATGAAGAAGAAGTAAAAGATAAAGAAGAAGTTGAAGAATTAAAAGAAGAGAAAAAATATATCGAAGCACCACTACCTATTAAATCTACTGATGATGATAATGGGGATGATGAAGTTGAATTTGATTATGATGAAGATGATTATAATGAAATTATGGACGACTATGAAGATATGTACGACGAAGAATAA
- a CDS encoding MgtC/SapB family protein → MILELELGMTFNDILLKILLPLFLTYIISAFVGFERQNVGKAAGLSSHILVALGSAGIAIMQRLMFEQQILLAQSGLNIDPEQQRVIAQVVTGIGFVGAGVIIKDQAHVVRGITTAATIWVTAMVGLILGSGYILVGSILGVLMIVLVLARDFYRGFNPFKPHHKQEPNDREIK, encoded by the coding sequence ATGATTTTAGAATTAGAACTTGGTATGACATTTAACGATATCCTATTAAAAATTTTATTACCGCTATTTTTAACTTACATCATTTCTGCTTTTGTTGGATTTGAAAGACAAAATGTAGGTAAAGCTGCAGGACTTTCATCTCATATTTTGGTTGCACTTGGAAGTGCAGGTATCGCTATTATGCAAAGATTAATGTTTGAACAACAAATTCTTCTCGCTCAAAGCGGCCTAAACATAGATCCTGAACAACAAAGAGTTATCGCACAAGTTGTTACTGGTATTGGTTTTGTAGGCGCTGGGGTAATCATTAAGGATCAAGCTCATGTTGTACGAGGTATAACCACAGCAGCAACCATTTGGGTTACTGCGATGGTAGGTTTAATCTTAGGTAGTGGATATATTCTTGTTGGGTCAATTTTAGGTGTATTAATGATCGTTTTAGTCTTGGCTAGAGACTTTTATAGAGGATTTAATCCATTTAAACCACATCACAAACAAGAGCCCAACGATAGAGAAATAAAATAA
- a CDS encoding DHH family phosphoesterase, which translates to MKRILNKIKQAETIIIHGHKRPDGDCYGAQFGLKDIIKTTFPEKHVYVVGQTSDFVDFVGKVDTITDDKYANALVIVVDTATAERISDPRYEMGSYLIKIDHHIPVDDYGDLRWVDTSFPSCAQMIAYFYHTFKNELKLTKQGAIALYTGIVTDTGRFRYRGVSKVTHQLAGMLLEKGVDVEFIDQSLSKETLAMVALKGYVYSNYVACDGFIYIKMTRDVINKFGITDEQAASLVNSLSGIEGFPVWALFIEYPDEIRIRLRSNGPTINTLANKYEGGGHAKASGCRIKSWKELDAFVKDAEEVVKEYKNEA; encoded by the coding sequence ATGAAAAGAATATTAAATAAAATTAAACAAGCAGAAACAATTATCATTCATGGACATAAACGTCCAGATGGAGATTGCTATGGCGCACAATTTGGATTAAAAGACATTATTAAAACGACATTCCCAGAAAAACATGTTTATGTTGTTGGACAAACTTCAGATTTTGTAGATTTTGTAGGTAAAGTAGATACAATTACTGATGACAAATATGCAAATGCATTGGTTATCGTCGTAGATACTGCAACAGCTGAACGTATTAGTGACCCTAGATATGAAATGGGTAGTTATTTGATTAAAATTGATCATCATATTCCAGTAGATGATTATGGCGACTTAAGATGGGTAGATACATCTTTTCCATCATGTGCACAAATGATCGCATATTTTTATCATACATTTAAGAATGAATTGAAATTAACGAAACAAGGCGCAATCGCACTTTATACGGGTATCGTCACAGATACAGGTAGATTTAGATATAGAGGCGTTTCTAAAGTTACACATCAACTTGCAGGTATGCTTTTAGAAAAAGGCGTAGATGTTGAATTCATTGATCAATCACTAAGTAAAGAAACATTAGCTATGGTCGCTTTAAAAGGCTATGTTTATTCAAATTATGTTGCTTGTGATGGATTTATCTATATTAAGATGACAAGAGATGTGATTAATAAATTTGGTATTACTGATGAACAAGCTGCATCTCTAGTTAATTCTTTATCAGGTATTGAAGGATTTCCTGTTTGGGCATTATTTATTGAATATCCAGATGAAATAAGAATCCGTTTAAGATCAAATGGCCCAACAATTAATACATTAGCTAATAAATACGAAGGTGGAGGCCACGCAAAGGCTTCAGGATGTAGAATTAAGAGTTGGAAAGAACTTGATGCATTTGTTAAAGATGCGGAAGAAGTCGTAAAAGAATATAAAAATGAGGCTTAA
- a CDS encoding YbaB/EbfC family nucleoid-associated protein — translation MNPNMLNKLKKIQKQMMEAQEALERKEFFGKASGVTVIMQGTRQVIDVQINPEILEEVELLQDAILLAVNDALKQIDKEQEETMGQFSGGMGGFGF, via the coding sequence ATGAATCCAAACATGTTAAACAAATTAAAGAAAATTCAAAAACAAATGATGGAAGCACAAGAAGCTCTAGAAAGAAAAGAATTCTTTGGTAAAGCAAGTGGTGTTACTGTTATTATGCAAGGAACAAGACAAGTTATTGATGTACAAATAAATCCTGAGATTTTAGAAGAAGTAGAACTACTTCAAGATGCAATCTTATTGGCTGTCAATGATGCTTTAAAACAAATTGATAAAGAACAAGAAGAAACTATGGGACAATTCTCTGGTGGTATGGGTGGATTTGGTTTCTAA
- the recR gene encoding recombination mediator RecR produces the protein MIPNILKKIMEDFQNLPGIGEKTAERLALFLISDMDNDQIEAFSDHLKRLKYEIKTCPVCHMLTDKDICDVCSDHDRDQETIMVVADAKDVFILEKMQSYQGTYHVLGGLIDFSRGITDKDLNIDTLSERIKHTKELIIATNGTVEGEMTAKFLKSLFEDQDLKITRLASGLPVGADLKYADELTLSKAVENRLKY, from the coding sequence ATGATTCCAAACATCTTAAAGAAAATCATGGAAGATTTTCAAAACCTACCTGGAATTGGTGAGAAAACAGCTGAACGTTTAGCTTTGTTTTTGATATCAGATATGGACAACGATCAAATTGAAGCATTTAGTGATCATTTGAAGAGATTAAAATATGAAATAAAAACATGTCCAGTTTGTCATATGTTAACTGATAAAGATATATGTGATGTATGTTCAGATCACGATAGAGATCAAGAAACTATTATGGTAGTCGCAGACGCTAAAGATGTATTTATTTTAGAAAAAATGCAATCTTATCAAGGTACATATCATGTATTAGGCGGACTCATTGATTTTTCTAGAGGCATTACGGATAAAGATTTGAATATTGATACATTATCAGAACGCATTAAACACACTAAAGAGTTGATTATTGCAACTAATGGTACAGTTGAAGGTGAAATGACCGCAAAATTTTTAAAATCTTTATTTGAGGATCAAGATTTAAAGATCACAAGATTAGCATCTGGCCTACCTGTAGGTGCTGACTTAAAATATGCAGATGAATTAACACTAAGCAAAGCAGTAGAAAATAGATTGAAATACTAG
- the mnmE gene encoding tRNA uridine-5-carboxymethylaminomethyl(34) synthesis GTPase MnmE: MHLESIAAISTAFGTAGISVIRISGESAILEFNKIFKGRDLNKVKSHTVHYGHIINNDGSHLDEVMVTVLRAPKTFTAENTVEVNCHGGILITQKVLERILELDIRLANPGEFSERAYLNGRIDLVEAESIMDLIHAKSEKAMKIANLGVQKETSKLIRNLRDKLLTIIAHIEVNIDYPEYDDAIVMSKEIIKPKTLDLINEIDLILRESQKNQIIRDGVKTAIVGKPNVGKSSLLNALLDEERAIVTEIEGTTRDTIEAYINVSGVTLKLMDTAGIRDTEDVVEKIGVNRSKKAITEAELVLLVLDRSKALTKEDQTLLALTKDQRRIIIGNKADLPKALQLEEVLSISTLTKEGLKDLEKAILKLLSLEDIESRDFNYLSNVRHIQKVKEAKQSLLNVLASIEIDMPVDVYAIDLTQAWKSLGEILGEYYQDDLLNELFSKFCLGK, encoded by the coding sequence ATGCATTTAGAATCAATTGCTGCAATATCTACCGCTTTTGGAACTGCAGGCATATCAGTTATTAGAATCTCTGGAGAATCTGCAATTTTAGAATTTAATAAAATTTTTAAAGGTAGAGATTTAAATAAAGTAAAAAGTCATACCGTCCATTATGGACATATCATTAATAATGATGGCAGTCATTTAGATGAAGTTATGGTTACTGTATTGAGAGCTCCTAAAACATTTACTGCTGAAAACACAGTTGAAGTGAATTGTCATGGAGGTATTTTAATCACGCAAAAAGTCTTAGAACGTATCTTGGAACTAGATATTAGATTAGCTAATCCAGGAGAGTTTAGTGAACGTGCATATTTAAACGGTAGAATTGATTTAGTTGAAGCAGAATCGATTATGGACCTCATCCATGCTAAAAGTGAGAAAGCAATGAAGATTGCTAATTTAGGCGTTCAAAAAGAAACATCAAAACTCATAAGAAATTTAAGAGATAAACTTTTAACAATCATCGCTCACATAGAAGTAAATATTGACTATCCTGAATATGATGATGCAATCGTTATGAGCAAAGAAATCATTAAACCAAAAACACTTGATTTAATCAATGAAATTGATTTAATTTTAAGAGAATCACAAAAAAATCAAATCATTCGAGATGGTGTAAAAACCGCAATAGTTGGTAAACCAAATGTTGGAAAATCAAGTCTATTAAATGCACTATTAGATGAAGAAAGAGCAATCGTTACAGAAATCGAAGGAACAACTAGAGACACGATTGAAGCTTATATCAACGTTAGTGGTGTTACATTAAAATTAATGGATACAGCAGGTATCAGAGACACAGAAGATGTTGTAGAGAAAATAGGGGTAAATCGCTCTAAAAAGGCAATTACCGAAGCTGAACTTGTGTTACTTGTTCTTGATAGAAGTAAAGCTTTAACCAAAGAAGATCAAACCTTATTAGCACTAACGAAAGATCAAAGAAGAATTATTATTGGTAATAAAGCAGACCTTCCTAAAGCACTACAACTTGAAGAAGTATTAAGTATATCTACACTTACTAAAGAAGGTTTAAAAGATTTAGAAAAAGCGATCTTAAAACTCTTGTCATTAGAAGATATTGAATCTAGAGATTTTAACTATTTATCTAATGTAAGACATATACAAAAAGTCAAAGAAGCAAAACAATCTTTATTAAATGTTTTAGCATCTATAGAAATTGATATGCCTGTTGATGTTTATGCTATAGATTTAACCCAAGCATGGAAGTCATTAGGAGAGATTTTAGGTGAATATTATCAAGATGATTTACTAAATGAATTGTTCTCAAAATTTTGCTTAGGAAAGTAA